Sequence from the Ooceraea biroi isolate clonal line C1 chromosome 2, Obir_v5.4, whole genome shotgun sequence genome:
AAAACaataaaactgttttacaatgttattttttacattatagtGATAAACGTAGGAAGAATGAAGAGATCGAAGTGGAAGATGTTGACGGTGAACCATCATCACCACCTTTCGATTTAAATAGGACTCGACAATTAATGGACGAATTTCAACGTTTAGCAAGTTTCGCGCGAcccgaagaagaagaggattGGGAGGAGAAGATggataaaactttattttctcCAGTTCAGAATCGAATATTCACCAAAGTGACGCGGATACTAAACTCGGAGAGGCTTGCGAGATTAGCGAAGGCTAAAAGTGTAACGGAACCAATCTTTCGAAGAACATTTGTCGATATCGCGGCGAGACGATTTCGAGAAACATTAGCATCAACAGGATGGGATTGGAGACTGACTCAATGGTTGCACAATTTATTGTTTGAACATCTTCCTCAGGAATACCTGGCCATTTATCTAGATATTTTACAAGCTTTGAGACTAAAAATCCCACAGCTGATTGACAAAATGATCGCTATACAGCCAAATATCAGCGCTAAGGGGGGTTCCATAACATGGGAAACACTCGGATCACTCTTGAAACGATCTTGGGATCCGGTCGCGCCGAGTTTAAACGGGAATAGAGTCGTAAATATCGTAACTTGATCATTAATAGGGATTACAGTGTTAGAACAAGGACTAATGTAATCGATTGCAGAAGAAGTTGCCCGGAAATCCGATCTTAGTAGTAGTGTCATCCGGCGTCAGCTCAACCGTTTCTTCGCGTCACCATAAGTGGATCACTCAGTTGGGATCGTTAGGAATGGTCGCCACTGTACACACGCATTTGGGTTTGGCAGCTAACAGGATGACCATGATGGTGTGCATGGATCAACTGGTTCAAGCTACGAGAGCCAAGATACAAGACGTCAGGAGCGATTGTCCCGGTAGGCCAATCATTCTTGTAGGTTTTAACACCGGCGCAGCGCTTGCTTGTCAGGTAATCTTCTTTTCctcatatctttttattcctCCCATCTCATCCCATTGTTAACTCTTGTTTACTTATTACGCTACGCAGGTGGCACAGATGGAACACGTAACTGCCGTCATTTGCATTGGATTTCCTTTCGCAACGGTCGAAGGAAAACGGGGTACACCGGACGATACATTAATGGACATTCGTTGCCCTGTCATGTTTATTATCGGGCAGAACGCTACTCTTGTTAGGCCCGATGATTTAGAGGAGCTTCGCGAAAAGATGCTGGTCGAGACGAGTCTGGTGGTTGTGGGCACGGCCGACGATTACCTCAGGATATCCACATCGAAAAAGGTGCTCGAGGGCATCACGCAGAGTATGGTGGATAGATGTATATTGGATGAGATTGGTGACTTTGTTGGTAGCATTCTGTTGCAACCACATCCGTTACCGTTGAGACCAACGATGGCTAATTCTGACAAGAGTAAAAAGGAACTTCACAAACGAAGAAATTCGACCAGCAGTTCTGTAGAGAGTGAGCCCAATTCGCCAGTCACGAAGAAATCCCGACCGAACACACCAGTATCCTCTGGTGCACTGTCAGTTGGGGCAAACGCGACATCGACCTCCTCTCCCAAAATCGGTACATTCAGCACCCAATCGAGCCTAGTGCAAGTAAGCGGACAACACACGAATCACACACCCACTTTGAAACGGAAACGACAATCGAACAACCAGAAAAGTCAATTCACGGAGCACCTAAAGACCTCTAGACTTTCTGGACAggtaataatgaaatataattatattaccaTACCTATCTATAATGCAatcgatgaaatatttataactataatttGAGTGAGTTATTAATGTACAACTTTGGAAAATATACGTGTACGTATAATATTGCGACACGTGATGAAACTGATGaagaacataaattttattgcagaCAAATATTAATGCGGATAACGGTATAACACTCAACATCGGTACATTGGCGAGTCTGGCGCCGATAGGACCAATACGTTTAGCACCTACCACCGTAAATCAATCCATCAACACATCCTCCAAGACATCCAACACGTCCAAATCATCGATCATGCCCGTCAAGATACCGAAGATCGTCTCGACAAGCGTGCCACTGCAGAACGTTTCGAAGATGAAAACGATCGTATCTTCCAATAAGTCTTATTCGAACATAATCCCGAGTAATTATAGACACACGCAGGTCAACGTGCCTGATAAAAACGGAGATGCGAAATTAGTAAATGTTTTCACCGAGGGTGGAAATCAAATAAGAGTCACCACGACTCCCGGAGGTAAGACATTTATTTTACGCCTATAGCTATTAACATCGGTATCAGTTGTCAGTAGAAATTTcgacaattttatattctttctttcaaaTTAAATAGGAGGGAGCAGCAGTAGGCCTGTCGCGACAAGTGGCACATTGTCGAATCTATTACAGAATGGAAAGAACTCGATCTCGCTCGCAAGCGGTGTGTCCCCTGCCCGTGTATCATCCAGCTCCAGTATCCTATTAACGACCGGCAATGCGCCTGCGAGTAATGTAACACCATCAACATCAACTACTTCAAAAGGTAAATTGCTAATAtctaatcaattattaaacaatttacctTCCTGAAACGTAGTTAGTTGTTATTTGGTTGATCATCTATATGAGACTACGTAAAAGTCAAACGTACACATATATTACTACTGTAGTAGGCTTTTCtactgttaaaatatatacatataccatTATATAATGTggatgtaaaattatattatttatttatatacatttttttctgaaacattGATTAATTCCTGTATGTATTTCAATAAGAGAAATACATCGCATAACAGTAAAAATTTCTAACTTATAGTACAGACtattaatatatgaatttctATTAAACTCAAATTTATTgtgaattttctctctttaaaaCCAAATTATCCTTCTCCTTAACTGCTTAGACTGCTTAACATTAATTTGATagtagatttattttaatttgtcagctctttctcttctcttatACGCATATttcctttaattttattcgcaataGTAACAACAACACAGTCTATAACAATATCAACAACAAAGTAATCTAAAAGGAACATGCGCTTCTATAGTTTTCAATTTCATTACACACATTCATTACACGTTGTAATctcttttgataaaataatgcaaatatacatataaaaagaatataggtgaaaaattttatctctGTCCAAGCGAAGCCTATTTCTTTCACCAATGTGAGAATGTACATAATGAatctaaaattacataaaaaaatacacaaatacataaatttataatttatattagacatacatgtatattagaTATTTGTATAGGCATATATTATGTCATGTCCTTATACGTTAATAACGCTTATGGATGAGCGTCATGCATAGGCATTTTAAGTACatattgaaaaggaatattgtacataatatcaggttgctttttattttgtattcaataaatattttttgtgacATAATTCGAATTTGTTTAATTCCCACAACCTTAATCCCATccattgaataaaataaaaaattaataagtttcTAATGCGAGCAGGTAATTGTTTAGAGGACATTTAATTAGCATCTATTTCCATCAGGTATTTTGTGGGCAATAATAAACACTtattattatagcaatagatttTTTACTTCTAAGAATACTCGATATGAGGAAGTTCGTttgatatttacataattcaataaggtaatttaaatttctttgtcATTCTCAATATCaacaattaaaatgtttttaattatttactgaattaataaactatttttaacactaaaatattaaatgcagttaaaataaatatattagataattaaaatcCTAAAATCAGATATGaaaaacagaattattttataatcatatataaatgtgtatattatacaggatgttGATGTGTAGTTGagattatatttgaaatattattgcatgtttataatatttgcaataagCATACGTATATCTTTCCAAGAAATTTAAGACAAATATACCTATATTTTATAGCAATGGAGGAGATAGGAGTAAGCAGCAGCTCTCACTTATTGGACATATCCAAGTCGGCGCATTCACGACAAGGAACTGCATCTGATAATGCAGCAATCGATAACTCCCATCATGATACGTCATGCAGTAACATAGTTATTGTTGAAAATTCTCTTCACAACAGAAGCGCGCCTTCGTCAGTGATAGTTCCGCTTAATAGCCAAAATCCCGGAAACATATTGCCGTTATCCAACAAGCTGAAGATCTCTCAAAAGTCAATGAAGGCAATGCCGAAAATCACGCTCAATGCCAACAATCTGCAGAGACTCCAAAAGGCAAAGTCACAGAACATCCAGAGAAAGAATGTCGTAAATGATCTGGATGATGATCTAGGGAATATACTAGACATACCGATAATATTTGCCAAAGACGACGACAACTTAAGCAGCATTGATAAGATACCAGTTGTAACTCAAGCGATGCCAACCAAGGAGCCTCAGGAAAGACCCAAGCTAAACAATACTACTAAGATAGTTCTTATAAGTAACAAACAAGATAACAAGTTGCAACAAACATCGAGTAAATCTGGAGCAGCTTCTAGTCAAGCCGTCATATGTCCCAATATACCTATACAGAATCTAAATCGGCTAGTAGTGCAATCGCAGAACAGCAATGTGCAAGCAAAGACCAGAGTCCGAGTGCCAATGGACAATCGGCCAGTGCAACCTGCTGTAAAGTACACCAAAATCATATTGGCAAAAAGGAAGGCACAACCGACTCCACGTAACGTCGAAAGGAACGAGCAGATAATTGCAGCGAGGACCTTGGCGGACGCACCCAAAATCTTGACTTTTGAAAAAGACGAAGACAGGTACGTGCAGACGCAGTCTTGCAAAATATCGACCAATTACGAGAATTCCTTTACGGATAACGCACTTGAGATCGAGGACGCTATTAAGACAAATATCATTGAGCGTAGCAAATACGTACCCGCACTTGCGACTCTTGACAATCACTCCAATATTTTGAGCGAGACGAATTTAAACAACAAAGAGGACGCAGATTTGTCTACTTTCGACATTACCaatgaaatgcaaatgtaGAATACACATGATTcctttataaaaattcatgacGTGCCGATAGCGTATTATGCGACGAGACACCtgcgaaatatattatttcaaagtgtcaatatcttttattatattatattagttataatttttgacacaagtatgtaatgtattatttatattattacatattactgTATTATTGTAACTAATATATTGAtgcgttaattattatatacatgttaaCATGACATACTGGTTTCTGAGCTTTAATAgtgataattaatatgtattttgttaattttattataataaaactgcaaTTTATCTCGAAATTCATGCATTACGTGTACATGCAAGCAAGAAAAGAACGCG
This genomic interval carries:
- the LOC105279155 gene encoding KAT8 regulatory NSL complex subunit 3; the encoded protein is MLTSVSATPSTSVSSSGLPSPTTDIVDDNSNRLTVYLQQLSGNYEVDIDIIAKDHCYARPWNWKPENIYVKPVKKLFFSKNIATSDKRRKNEEIEVEDVDGEPSSPPFDLNRTRQLMDEFQRLASFARPEEEEDWEEKMDKTLFSPVQNRIFTKVTRILNSERLARLAKAKSVTEPIFRRTFVDIAARRFRETLASTGWDWRLTQWLHNLLFEHLPQEYLAIYLDILQALRLKIPQLIDKMIAIQPNISAKGGSITWETLGSLLKRSWDPVAPSLNGNRVKKLPGNPILVVVSSGVSSTVSSRHHKWITQLGSLGMVATVHTHLGLAANRMTMMVCMDQLVQATRAKIQDVRSDCPGRPIILVGFNTGAALACQVAQMEHVTAVICIGFPFATVEGKRGTPDDTLMDIRCPVMFIIGQNATLVRPDDLEELREKMLVETSLVVVGTADDYLRISTSKKVLEGITQSMVDRCILDEIGDFVGSILLQPHPLPLRPTMANSDKSKKELHKRRNSTSSSVESEPNSPVTKKSRPNTPVSSGALSVGANATSTSSPKIGTFSTQSSLVQVSGQHTNHTPTLKRKRQSNNQKSQFTEHLKTSRLSGQTNINADNGITLNIGTLASLAPIGPIRLAPTTVNQSINTSSKTSNTSKSSIMPVKIPKIVSTSVPLQNVSKMKTIVSSNKSYSNIIPSNYRHTQVNVPDKNGDAKLVNVFTEGGNQIRVTTTPGGGSSSRPVATSGTLSNLLQNGKNSISLASGVSPARVSSSSSILLTTGNAPASNVTPSTSTTSKAMEEIGVSSSSHLLDISKSAHSRQGTASDNAAIDNSHHDTSCSNIVIVENSLHNRSAPSSVIVPLNSQNPGNILPLSNKLKISQKSMKAMPKITLNANNLQRLQKAKSQNIQRKNVVNDLDDDLGNILDIPIIFAKDDDNLSSIDKIPVVTQAMPTKEPQERPKLNNTTKIVLISNKQDNKLQQTSSKSGAASSQAVICPNIPIQNLNRLVVQSQNSNVQAKTRVRVPMDNRPVQPAVKYTKIILAKRKAQPTPRNVERNEQIIAARTLADAPKILTFEKDEDRYVQTQSCKISTNYENSFTDNALEIEDAIKTNIIERSKYVPALATLDNHSNILSETNLNNKEDADLSTFDITNEMQM